In a genomic window of Urocitellus parryii isolate mUroPar1 chromosome 11, mUroPar1.hap1, whole genome shotgun sequence:
- the Kcna2 gene encoding potassium voltage-gated channel subfamily A member 2: MTVATGDPADEAAALPGHPQDTYDPEADHECCERVVINISGLRFETQLKTLAQFPETLLGDPKKRMRYFDPLRNEYFFDRNRPSFDAILYYYQSGGRLRRPVNVPLDIFSEEIRFYELGEEAMEMFREDEGYIKEEERPLPENEFQRQVWLLFEYPESSGPARIIAIVSVMVILISIVSFCLETLPIFRDENEDMHGGGVTFHTYSNSTIGYQQSTSFTDPFFIVETLCIIWFSFEFLVRFFACPSKAGFFTNIMNIIDIVAIIPYFITLGTELAEKPEDAQQGQQAMSLAILRVIRLVRVFRIFKLSRHSKGLQILGQTLKASMRELGLLIFFLFIGVILFSSAVYFAEADERDSQFPSIPDAFWWAVVSMTTVGYGDMVPTTIGGKIVGSLCAIAGVLTIALPVPVIVSNFNYFYHRETEGEEQAQYLQVTSCPKIPSSPDLKKSRSASTISKSDYMEIQEGVNNSNEDFREENLKTANCTLANTNYVNITKMLTDV, encoded by the coding sequence ATGACAGTGGCCACTGGAGACCCAGCAGATGAGGCTGCTGCCCTCCCTGGGCACCCACAGGACACCTATGACCCAGAGGCAGACCACGAATGCTGTGAGAGGGTGGTGATCAACATCTCAGGACTGCGGTTTGAGACCCAGCTAAAGACCTTAGCCCAGTTTCCAGAGACCCTCTTAGGGGACCCTAAGAAGCGCATGAGGTACTTTGATCCCCTCCGAAACGAGTACTTCTTCGATCGCAACCGCCCTAGCTTTGATGCCATCTTGTACTACTACCAGTCCGGGGGCCGGCTGAGGCGACCTGTGAATGTGCCCTTAGATATATTTTCGGAAGAAATCCGGTTTTACGAACTGGGAGAAGAAGCAATGGAGATGTTTCGGGAGGATGAAGGCTACATCAAGGAGGAAGAACGTCCTCTGCCTGAAAATGAGTTCCAAAGACAGGTGTGGCTTCTCTTTGAATACCCAGAGAGCTCAGGGCCTGCCAGGATTATAGCCATTGTGTCTGTTATGGTGATTCTGATCTCGATCGTCAGCTTCTGTCTGGAAACACTGCCCATCTTCCGAGATGAGAATGAAGACATGCATGGCGGTGGGGTGACCTTCCATACCTACTCCAACAGCACCATCGGGTACCAGCAGTCCACCTCCTTCACCGACCCTTTCTTCATTGTGGAGACTCTCTGCATCATCTGGTTCTCCTTCGAATTTctggtgaggttctttgcctgtcCGAGCAAAGCTGGTTTCTTCACCAACATCATGAACATCATTGACATTGTGGCCATCATCCCCTACTTCATCACTCTGGGGACAGAGCTGGCTGAGAAGCCAGAGGATGCCCAGCAGGGCCAGCAGGCCATGTCACTGGCCATCCTCCGTGTCATCCGCTTGGTAAGAGTCTTTAGGATTTTCAAGTTGTCCAGACACTCCAAAGGTCTCCAGATTCTAGgtcagaccctcaaagccagcaTGAGAGAATTGGGCCTGCTGATATTCTTCCTCTTCATTGGGGTCATTCTTTTCTCTAGTGCTGTCTATTTTGCAGAAGCCGATGAGCGAGATTCCCAGTTCCCCAGCATCCCGGATGCCTTCTGGTGGGCAGTCGTCTCCATGACAACTGTAGGCTATGGAGACATGGTTCCAACTACCATTGGGGGAAAGATAGTGGGTTCCCTGTGTGCAATTGCAGGTGTGTTAACCATTGCCTTACCGGTCCCTGTCATAGTGTCTAATTTCAACTACTTCTACCAccgggagacagagggagaggagCAGGCCCAGTACTTACAAGTGACAAGCTGTCCAAAGATTCCATCCTCCCCTGACCTAAAGAAAAGTAGAAGTGCCTCTACTATTAGTAAGTCGGATTACATGGAGATCCAGGAGGGAGTAAACAACAGTAATGAGGACTTTAGAGAGGAAAACTTGAAAACAGCCAACTGCACCTTGGCTAACACAAACTATGTGAATATTACCAAAATGTTAACTGATGTCTGA